Part of the Acidobacteriota bacterium genome is shown below.
TCCCCGCGAATCCGCCCTCGACTGCACAAGTCACCCAAGAGAGCAAACGCCCATGTCCATAGGGATTCCGGGTGTTCTCGTCCTGGTTCTGTCGAGCGCCCTTCAGGCCGCGACGCCTTCGTTCCAGGGCGAACCCGCGTGCGGCGGCAAGCCCAAGGGCACGGCTTGCTGGCGGGAGTTGTCCAACCGGCCGGGATGCCATGTCTGGACTTCCAACCACGAGCCGGACGCTTCCGTGACTTGGACAGCCGATTGCGACGATGGAACGGCTGGCGGCACCGGAACCTTGAAGTGGGTCTGGGAGAAAGACCGGGAAACCATCGAAACCACAGGCCGCCTGCGCGCCGGGAAGCGGCACGGGCGATGGGTCATGCACTGGGCGGACGGGGGCGTCTCGGAAGGCAAGTTCGCGAAGGGTCGGCGGCACGGGCGCTGGGTCGAGCGCTGGACCAACGGGACCGTCGGCGAAGGCCGGTATGTGAGGGGCCGGCGGCATGGCAGGTGGGTCATTCGCGACGGATACGGGACCACCCATGAGGGTTCTTATCGGGACGGAAAGCAGCATGGGAAGTGGGTCGCGCGCAGAGACGGGCGGGTGATCGGAGAAGCGAAGTTCGTGGAGGGAGATGGCCGGTGGGTCGACAAATAGAAGGCTCAGGCGACGAAAACGTCTCCTGCCTTGGTGCGAAAGGGAAACTGGGCAATGTCATTCCGATTGACCCGCCGCGAGGTCCTGTCCGTTTCTGCAACCGGTTTGGCGACCGGCGGCTTCGCCCGCGCGAGCAAAGGGAAGCCGGCCGCGGCTGCCATTCCACCGGTCGAGGCTCTGATCACAGGCGACGAGCCCCAGGTCGAATCTTCCGGAGCGACGACAATGGCGACAACTGGCAGGAGGTGACACGCTTCACCGGGCTCGCCGATATGGACGCTCCCTACAGCATGTTCGAGGGCAAGGACGGCTCGTTGCGCCTCTTCGCCTCCGCCGCGCCCATTCCCGGGGGAAGGGGATGGCCCAGGGAATATCCTCGTTGGCTCATGCTCCTCATGCGCTCCCTGGACAAGGGCCTCACCTGGTCGACCGTCTCGGTGATCGGCAGCAATGACTACGACATGGACGAGGGCACGATCGCCTATTTGCCGGACGGCAGTCTGGGATTTTTCTGCCGGCCGACGTCGGCCTGGTTTCAGTCCTACGACGACGGAAGAACCTGGTCCCCGCCGCGCCTGCTCCTGACCGACCCGATCATCGAAGATCCCAACTTCGGAAGCGAGTTTCTCGGCCCCAAACTGCTCCGGCGGGGAGACGTGGTGACGACGCCCGGCGGGGTGACCGCCGTCGTCTTCGGGGGTCGCCACAAACTCGAAAGCGACGATCCCAAGGTGCCCAACAACGGAGAAGTGATCTACAGCCGGGACAACGGAAGGACCTGGGTGAAGCCGGCGCCGGGACGCGGCTTCAAGTGCGATCCCAAGTCCTACTACCCCAATGCCTGCGTTCTGGAGGACGGTTCCATCTTCATGGTCGGCCAGCGGGAAGGCTTCAAGAACCGATTCGGCCCGCATGGGGCCGAGGTGACGTCGGTCCGGTTCCGCATCAAGAAACCCGAGGAGGGGGAAGGGGTCCGACTCCTGCCCATCGGCGAACCCTCTTGATCGGGTGCGGGCTGGTCCCTGTCGGCAGGCAATTCCGTTGTCGGGTTCCTGCGGCAGTCCTCGACGACCTGGAAACGCGGGTTCTTACAAGTCGTCAGGCGCGCCCATCCGGTAGCCGACTTGGCGCTCGGTAAAGATGTAGGTCGGACTGGACGCTTTGTCGCCCAGCTTTTTGCGGAGCTTCTTGACGAAGGCGCGCACCGGACGAAAATCGCCGGAATTGAGCCGGCCCCAGACTTGGCGCAACAGGGCCTCGTACGTCGTGACCCGTCCAGCATTGACGGAGAGGACGCGGAGCAGTTCGTATTCGGTAGCCGTCAACTGTACTGGACGGTCGGCGAGGGTCACACGGCGTTCCGCGTAGTGGACGGCCAGGTCTCCCACCCGGAAGGGTGTGGCCGGCTCATGGCTCCGCCGCAGCACCGCCCCGACTCTCGCGGCAAGTTCCGTCGGCGAAAAGGGTTTGACGATGTAGTCGGCAGCCCCGACCTCCAAGGCCCTCGCGATGGTTTCATCCCTTCCGTAGCCGGAGATGAAGATGACCGGCAGCTCGGCCATCTCGGGATGGCGCTCCATCAGTTCTATTCCATCGGTCCCGGGAAGCATCAGGTCAAGCAGCACCAGCCGCGGTTTCTTGATTCTGATCAGCTCGGACACCTCCTGAGGATCACCCGTCAGGAGCGGGGTGTAGCCGGCCGTTGCCAGCGCGTCCCGGACGTGATGGAGCGTGTGCGGGTCGTCGTCGACCACCAGGATGGGCGTTCGCTTCGGCTCTTCCCGATGCGGCCGGATCGTGCTGTGGACTTCGCTGGCCGTCGCGGCGACGTCTTCTACTTCAGCCACCGGAATCGTAAAAGTGAACACGGCGCCCATTCCGGGACCGCCGCTTTCGGCTCGGATTCGCCCCCCGTGAGCCTCTACCAGACCCTTGCAGATGGCCAAGCCGAGACCGGAACCCGCGATCCCCCGATCACCGCCGTCGACGCGTGCGTATTTCCGGAACAGGTGCGGCAGCAGTTCCGGCGGCACCCCTCGGCCCTTGTCCGATACCGAGATCGACACGTAAACGTCGTCTCTCACGGCGGAGATCCCGATGGGAGAAGATTCGGGAGAATTCCGGGAAGAGTTGGACAGGAGGTTGTTCAATACCTGGACAATGCGCCTGTTGTCGGCCATCACCGGGGGCAGGTCCGGGGGCAGGTCGATTTGAATAATGTGTCTGCCGCCGCCGCTCAGGAACGTCTTCCGAGCCTGTTCCACCAAAGTGGCCACCGCCGTGTTTTCGAGAGTGACCGACAGGGTGCCCGTCTCGATGCGTCCCGCGTCAAGAAGATCGCTGATCAGGCCGCGCATGTGGTCGGCCTGTTCGTCGATGATGCGGAAGAATTGGAGCATCTCTGCCGGATCCAAAGCCGGCGCAGCGCCCAGCACGGAGGCGGTCGAGCCCTTGATGGAGGTCAGCGGAGTCCGTAGTTCGTGGCTCACCAGGCCCAGGAACTCGACCCTCAAACGTTCCAACTCTTCCAGCGGCGCCAAGTCCTGCAGGGTGACGACCGTGGATACGACTTCGCCGTCTTCCGAACGGATCGGCGTGAGGTTGACCAAGGTCGTGACGCTTCGTCCGTCGGGGACCTCGAGAACAATCTCCTCGGCACGCACGGTTTCGCCGCGGCTCAGCGCCTCGGAGAGGGGGAGTTCCGAGAAGGCGAACTCCTGGCCGTCGGCGCGCCGCAGGGTGATGACCTCCGGTAGCTGCTCCAAGGACCGGCCCGGCATGCGCAGCTTCTCGACGATCCGCTTCAACTCCCGGTTAAACGACACCACACTGCCGGTTTTGGCGTCGAAGACTGCGACGCCCACCGGCGAGGTGTCGATCAGGGCTTCCAGGTCGGCCCGGGCCCGCTGCTCCTCCCGGTGCTTGCGGGCGTTGGCGATGGCCGTCGCTGCCTGTGCAGCGAACATCACGAGAATCTCCTCGTCCTCGCTCGTGAAATCCTGTCCGCCTTCCTTCTCGCCCAGAAAGAAGTTCCCGACATAGATTCCCCGATAACGCATGGGCGTTCCCTGGAAGGCCTTCGACAGAATCTGGGGTGGACAGTAGCCCAGGAGCGACTCGACGTAGGCGGGCAGGTCTCGAATTCTCAGCGCCCCCGGAAGGTCCCGGAAGTGTGCGAAGAGCCGGGGACCGTCGGCCCAGTTCGCCATTCCTTGCTTCTCTTCGGGAGTGATGCCGGAAGTCACGAATTCCTGAATCTGTCCCGAACCGTCGATGGTCACGATGGCGCCAAAGCGAGAACGGGTCAGGGAGCGGGCGCTTTCAACGACCCCGCGCAACACCCTGTTTTCGTTGTTCAGCTCTTCGAGGCTTTTCATCGGCCCATCCTCGCCGGCCTGAAGAGCAGGGCGTTATTCGATGCTGCCAGGTGTGCGCTCGATGACGGAACCGGATACGGGGAACGCCGAACTTGTCCGGTTTCCATGATCGTGCCTTCAATATTGTTCACGAAGAAGTCATCTTACCAGGACAAATAATCACGCTGAAATCACATACTGAGTCTATAATCTACCATAGCATTCATTGAGGGATTTAATGTGATGCTCATTGCCGGATCGTCAAGTCGACTCCGTCACGTGAAGGAGCCGACACTGCCTCTAAGCCAACTCGTCCTGCGCCGGACGAAGAGTCCATTGGAGTTGTATTTCGGAAACTCCGACCGGTGGTTTCACAAAGGCACAGGTGTGCCGACTTCGGGAGGCCCCCGGAGATCCGTGGAAGTTGCCGGGTCAGTTCCTGCATGCTATCCCTGGGAAAGAGCCGCACGCCGGCCTGGAGTCTTCTGATACAGCGCGAACATCCAATCGCCGCGTAACGGGCGGCATGCTTGTCGCGGATGCCGGCGATGGCCGGCATCCGCAGCCAATGGCCGTCCGGGTTGGTTGTTTACAATATGTAGCATTCTCCCTCCCATTCGTGCTACCGTCCTCGGCAATGGTCGTCCGCTCCTGCGTCGCCGCCTTCCAATTACCCGTCTGAACTCAATTCGGACCGGGGCGCATCGCCTCCTCAAATCGCGGCCGCCGACCACGCGGCCAAATCCGTCATCCTGCATTCCGGGAAGGAAGAACCCATGCCACGCATTTGCTTTGCCATGCACGAAATCCGCCGCTCGCTGATCGCCGCAGTGCTGATTCTTCCTCTGTCCGCCTGCGCCAAGCCCAGCTATATCAAGAACGCCTCCGGCACCCAGTTGGAGGGATTGCTGTCCGCGCAACAGAACGTCTCCGACTACCAGGCCCACGTGGATGAATTATTCGCTTCCGCTGTGGAGTTGCGGCGGGAAGCCCGGGTTTTGAAGCGCACCGTCGAGACGGTCAAGGCCAATCATGACCCCGATCCCCTGGAGGCTTCCGCCGCCATCGCGGTGAGGATCGCGCAAATTCAGGCTCAGGAAGCGCGCCGGCCGGGCCCGTTGCGGAAACTGCGGCCGAAACACGAAGAGCAGATGGACATCCTCGGCAGCCTTCTGGACATGCTGTACCGCAGCCAGTCTCTGATCCACGAGTACATCATGACCGACATTGGTCCCGGCGCCGATCGGATGACCGAGATCGGCTCCGGTCTGGAACGCCTCCTGAAGCGTCAGGACGGGGGGACTCCACAATGACCCGCACACGGACTCTCTTCGCCCTGTTCCTCGTTTTGCTGTTCCCCGCCGCCACCCCCGCCAAGGACGCTCCCGCCGGAATCGTCCGGTTGTCCGAGAAGATCACCGGTGCGCTGGACCGGATCGAAAAGAAACTGCGGCAAGACAAACAAGCCTGGCAGGAAGCCATGGAGTTCTATTACGGCGCCGTCGAATCGGAACTGGCTCAAGCCCGGCTGAAGCGACGGGAATTCCGCCATGCAGAGCTCGCCCTGCGACTCCGGACGTCGTGGGCGAAGGAGCCGTTCCGGACGGCGGTTCTCATGCGTCTCGCCGAGATCGATCTGGCGGCCGACGAAGTCTCCGCGGCCCGGTTGCGCCGGCTCCGGGAGATCGACGGTCAACGCCGGTCCGGGCTCGACCGGCTGATCTCGCTGGTCAGCCGGTTGAGGATCGGGCAGGTGGAGCTGACCCGGTACCTGTCCGACACGTCGCTGTCCAATCGGGTCGGCGAGATCGACCTCTCCCGCGTCGCCCTGGCCGTGGCCGAGGCGCGGCGCCTCCGCCGGTCTCCTTCGGTCGGGCAGGAACAGGCAGCGGCCGGAATCGAGGAAGAGCGGGACCGCCTGGAGGAAGCCGTGAAGGGATTCCGGGAGTTTCTGGATGTGCTGGACCGCGTGATCGAACGGGTTCCGGACGAGGAGTAGGGAATGGATCTGAACATGGGAAATCTGATGGGAATCGCCAAGGACACCCGTTCTCTGCTGCAGGAGGTCGTGGGTCTGCGGGACCAGGGAGACGACGCCGGGACGGCTGGATTGGAGAGCGCCGCCTTGGCTGCCATCGAGCGGGTCAGGGACGCGGTCGGCAGCGCCGGCGCCGCCGGGTCCGCCGAGAGCGGGGAGGTCAAGAGAGTCCTGCTGCAGGAGCGAAGGGTCATCGACGACCGGCTCCTCTACGACACCGAACTCGATGCGCGCGGATACTCGGATCTCCTGGAGCAGAAGGGAAACATCGACGCGAAGCTGTTCACGCTGTCTGTCGGCGCCGTGCTCACGTGGGACCGGTTGTTCACCGCGGACGAACTGGACGGCCTCCGCGCCGGCGTCGACGCCGCGGCGCAGGAGGTTCGGGAACAGAAGGAACTGGCCGGTGTGGTGAACGGCGTCTTCAAGGCGTTTTCCATCAGCCTGAAGATCACCGCCAGGATCGCGGGGCTCCCGGGGGTCGTGTGACCCGCAGCGGGGTGCCGCGGGAGAAAGAGCCCTGAGCGATTCCATGAAAACATCCATTTTCACAGCTTTGGAGGACGGGATGAGTAACGCAAAAAAGTTCATGTCGGATGGCGACGGCAATCCATCCTCAATGCGCCTGATGTCCATGTTGGCGTTGATCGTGGCGGCCGTGCTCGCGTGCGTCGAGGTGTTCGGCTGGGGGTCGGGCAGCGGCAAGACCGAGCTGGTCCTGTATTTCCTGGTCGCCGCATTCGCCCCGAAAGCCGTACAGAAATTCGCCGAGTAGGCCCATGAGTCAGGAGGGGCGACGTTCCTGTCCCCCTCCTTCCGCGTTGCCGCTTTTCGCCGCCGAATTTTGGCGGCTGCAATGCTGCTGCTCACCGCGGGGACGAACCCTCCGCCCCGATCGGTCCCCGCGCCCGCGACCTGGTTCTTCCCCCAACCTGTCCCGCCTGATCGTCCCGCCTGAAATCGAGAGCAAGCCCGGTTTCTGGAAGTTGACCGCGGCTTCGACGAACCATAGGCTGATTTCCACAGATCGGCGGGTTCCGGTTATTGTTCATTTGTGGTTCTCCGGAAGGGAGTCGAAGCTCTTGAAATCTCTAGCCAAATGGATCGGTTGGATAGCGGTGACCGTCGTCGGCTCCGGTATGGGCGACGCCCGCGGCCAGTCCCCCTTCTACCTGCGGGTGGGCGCCGAAGCGGGCCAGGTCACGGTGGAACACACCAAGAAGGTGACCATCGGGGGCGGGTCCAGTTCCAGCACGTCGTCCTCAGCGGGCGCCGCGTTGGCGGGCAGCATGGCGTTCGGAGCGCGCCTCGGCCTGCCCGGAAACTGGCTGGTGGGCGGCGAGCTCGAGGCGGACGTCTCCAGCCGGCGGATGCTGGAAGGCACCATCTCGCCGACCCGGAGCGGTAACGTTCACGACGTCTGGCCCGGACGTTGGGACTACAGCGACCTGGGGGGAGCGGGCGGAAACATCATCCTGGGCCGAAGAGCCGCCGCCGGACTCGCGGACATCTATGTCCTGGCCGGGATCCGCCGAAACTGGACCGAGTTCGCGAGCGGAGCGACGAATCCCGCGACCGGAGTGGCCGGTGAGGACCGGGAACGGCTGGGAAGAAGGCCGTGGTCCATCGGCGCGGGAACCACGCTGCGCCTCAAGTGGCCGGTCGATTTCCGAGTCCGCTACATCCGTTCGATCACCGACTGGGTGGTCGCCGACGAGTCGGTGCGGCTCGACTACCGGTATGCCACGAACGGAGTGCTGGTCTCCGTCGGGATTCATGTGTTCGGGTGAAACGCTGGATTCAAGTGCTTGTGTAGGCTCGGAACAAGCCGGCGGTCAGCAGGATTCCCGCAGGAAGCCGGTCGTACGATCGGCACCGTGCGTAGATCACGTGGAGCCCGAGTCGGCATTCCATAGGCCTCACTGCTGACCCTTGTCAATACCCACAACAACCTTCGATGGAGTGTGATTGTGGTATGAAGCTGAAGACGTCAGTCACACTCGCACAGGATGTTTTGGCCGCCATCGAAGCGGTGACTCGTGAAGGTGAAAGCCGATCTCAAGCGATCGAGAGGCTGCTCCGCGACAGCTTCGCCGAGAGAGAACGAGCCGCGATGGACGAGCGCGACCGCGAGATCATCAATATGCATGCCGATGAACTCAACGAAGAAGCGGTCGATGTTCTTGGCTATCAGGTGGAAACTTGAGGCGTGGCGACCTTTACCGGGTCGCCAAACCGACCACGAGCGACCCGAAGCGCTTTCGCGTGTTCGTTACCTCCCAGGAGGTCTTGGCCTCTGGGCGCGAAACGGACGGAAGTCGACTTTGCAGCCGTGGTTGGACAAAAAGGAGAGGAACTTCTTGTAGTCCTCCTTGGGCAATCCGAGGTAGTGCACCAGACGCTGGTAGCTCCCACCGCAGGCCTCCAAGCCGAGGGAGACGATCTGGCGAACGTCGTCCCGGGTGAGATCGCGGCGAAGATAGACGTCCCGGACGTCGTCCCAGAAGTCGGCGTGGCCGTCCACGATGCGCTCGACGAGATTGGCGAGCATCTCGGCCCTCGAGGATTCCTTCTTCGATCGCGCGAGCCGTGAAGAAACCTCGGGCAGGTCAATGGCCTCATCGCAAAGGTGATAGGCGCTCTCCAGGATGTTTTCCAGCTCCCGGACGTTTCCGGGATAGTCATACCGGGTCAAGTGGAGCCGAACTCTTGCGGAAAGGGTCTTCCTGGTGCCCCAGCGCCGGTTGAAGGAGTCCAGGAAGAACTGGGCCAAGTGGGGGATGTCCGTCGGACGCTCCCGGAGCGGGGGAATCTCCAGGTAGTACACGTTCAGCCGGTGATAGAGGTCTTCCCGAAACAAGCCCTTTTCGATCAGGTCCTCCAGAGGCTGGTTGGTGGCCGCCACGATCCTCACATCCACGGCTCTCTCCCTCGTCTCGCCCACGCGCCGCACCTTCCGCTCCTGAAGCACTCTGAGCAACCGAACCTGTAGGTCCAGCGACAGGGCGCCGATTTCGTCCAGAAACAACGTTCCGCCCGACGCGGCCTCGAAGAGTCCGGGTTTGTCCCGCACGGCGCCGGTGAAACTCCCCTGCCGGTGTCCGAAGAATTCGCTTTCGATGAGCTCCTTGGGGAGCGCACCGCAGTTGACCGGCGTCATGGGGCCGTCGGAACGGCGACTGTAGTCATGTAGAGCCTGGGCGACCAGTTCCTTGCCCGTTCCGGTCTCGCCAAAGATCAGGACGGTGGCGTCGGAGCGCGCCGCCCGTTGGATGTGACCGAACAAGGTCTTCATGGAATCATGCTCTCCAATGATTGACCTGGAATCTTTCAGGGTGAGCGCGGCCGGGGCGTCGAGCCGCTCTGCAGGGCGTTCGGTCCGGATCGGCAACTGCCATTCCAGGAGCTTGATGATGCAAGCCAGGAGGTCCAGATCCTCTTCGGACATACCCTGAGGGGGTGGCTCCAGATGGAGCAGAGCCAACGGCTCTCCATCTCCGTAGAATCGCACCGCCACGGATCCGTCCTTGCCGTGGACCTGCTCCAGCGATCTGTCGAACGCGGCATCTTCGTTCATTTTGAGGAGGTGGTGGCGTCCGCTACTGACGCAGGCGCCGCAATGGGCGAAAAGACGGAATCGCCTGGAACTGTGCTCCCGGCCGAACAGATTCGCCCCCAAACCCGGGACCCCCTTGGCGACACATTTCAGGGCCGCCTCGGCGATCTCCGCCAGTCCGCCTCGTTCCCCCATGGAGGAGACCAGTTCGTGCAGATGGCCCAGATGCCTGGGCGCGGGATACTTGGAAATCCGGCGGAAAGCCCGGTCGCGTTCGGTCTCGATAGGTGCGATGAAGCGTTCGGAGAATGAGCTTTGCAAATCGGCCGAGAGGTGCATGGCCCTCTGTTTCAAGATCCGCAAGGATCGAGAGTAGGTTCGGAAGCCCTGCTTGAGATCACCGCTCGCAACCTCGGCATTGGCCCGAACCCGGTACAACTCGGACTCCAGTCCGGGCCGATCCATATGCTTTGCCAGTTGAAGCGCCCGAAGCGAGAGGACTCGGGCGCGGTCAGGCGAGTTGTCCGCCAGCAGATGTCTCGCCTTCAGGAGATGCGCCGTTGCGAGCAGAGGCAAATAGGAATGCTCCGTCGAAAGCTCCGTGGCCTTTCGAATGCAGCTCTCGGCACCGGAGGATCGGCCCAGCGCCAGGAGAGTCTCCGCAAGGCTCAGGAGCCCCTTCACTTGATGGTACGGCAGGTGCGGCGCGAGGGTCTCCATCGCCTCGGAAGCGGTATGGCATGCTCGCTCATACTCCGCCAGATCGTGGTGAATCCTGCTCCTCAAAAGAAGAAGGCGTCCCTTTTCGCGACCCGCACCCTTCGCCTCGAGACGCATCATCGTCTCTCGCGCCCGGTCCGGGCGGCCCAGCAGAACCCAGGTCCAACTCGACGCCAAAGTGGCGTCGACCCAGGATGGGAACAGGGCGAGATCGGCACTCCCCGCCAACGCCTCGGCGCCGACGCTGACCGCGGTCTCCAGATCCAACAGATGGTTCAGGTTTTTCGTCAGTTCGATTTGGAGTTCGACCTCAGTATGCCGGTTCTGATTCAAGCCCCGGTTCCGGGCGATCAAATCCCTCAATCGCCGCGCCGCATGTCTGTGGTGACCCAGCTTTCGGCTGTGGATCGCCAGCGCTTTCTGCGCCAGAATCACCACTTCGGGATTGCCGTATTCGCTGGCCAGAGACAGGCTGTATCGGGCTGAGTTTCGGGCTGCTTTGAATTGGCCGCGATCGGAATAGAGGACGGAAAGGTCCGCGATTCTCCTGCCCAGGCTGATCGATCGATGTCGTCGGATCGCTGATCGAACGGACGCCAGTTGCCAATGGGTGGCTTGGTCCAGGTCCCCGTCGGCCCACGCGAGGGAGGCGAAGGCGGGATGATACTTCTCCGCCAGTGCCTTGTTCTTCCGGCTCTGAGCCAGCATTTGAGCGGCCACCGGCCCGGCCTCCTGATGCTTTCCCATCCGGCTCATGGCGTCGAGCCACTTTGCCTGGAGTTCTCCTTTCAAGAATTCGGTGGGAGAATGTTCCAGGATGCCGAGAGCTTCCTGAAGAGCCTCCATTCCCCGCTTCATGCTCCCGACGTGGATGTGGATCTGGGCGACCATTGAGAGGAGATACACTCGATCATCCGGCTGAGATGGTCCGGAATCGAGTTGCTTCAAGCAGAAGTCCCGGCACTCCTTCAGGCTCCCGCCCACGTACATGATCTCAGCCGATTTCTTGACGCGGTCCCGGCTGCCCATGGGCAGCGCTCCCAGGCGCCGGGCGAGACGAAGCAGTCCGGACGCGTCCGCGTATGCACGTCGCTCGCACAACCGGAGCAGGGCTGCCCAGATGTATTGCCTCACCTTTCCGATTTCGTGTGCGCCTATGTAGTGGCGAACGAGGTCTTGTAAAACGAGAGCGTCATTCGACCTC
Proteins encoded:
- a CDS encoding sialidase family protein, which translates into the protein MTRFTGLADMDAPYSMFEGKDGSLRLFASAAPIPGGRGWPREYPRWLMLLMRSLDKGLTWSTVSVIGSNDYDMDEGTIAYLPDGSLGFFCRPTSAWFQSYDDGRTWSPPRLLLTDPIIEDPNFGSEFLGPKLLRRGDVVTTPGGVTAVVFGGRHKLESDDPKVPNNGEVIYSRDNGRTWVKPAPGRGFKCDPKSYYPNACVLEDGSIFMVGQREGFKNRFGPHGAEVTSVRFRIKKPEEGEGVRLLPIGEPS
- a CDS encoding ATP-binding protein, which codes for MKSLEELNNENRVLRGVVESARSLTRSRFGAIVTIDGSGQIQEFVTSGITPEEKQGMANWADGPRLFAHFRDLPGALRIRDLPAYVESLLGYCPPQILSKAFQGTPMRYRGIYVGNFFLGEKEGGQDFTSEDEEILVMFAAQAATAIANARKHREEQRARADLEALIDTSPVGVAVFDAKTGSVVSFNRELKRIVEKLRMPGRSLEQLPEVITLRRADGQEFAFSELPLSEALSRGETVRAEEIVLEVPDGRSVTTLVNLTPIRSEDGEVVSTVVTLQDLAPLEELERLRVEFLGLVSHELRTPLTSIKGSTASVLGAAPALDPAEMLQFFRIIDEQADHMRGLISDLLDAGRIETGTLSVTLENTAVATLVEQARKTFLSGGGRHIIQIDLPPDLPPVMADNRRIVQVLNNLLSNSSRNSPESSPIGISAVRDDVYVSISVSDKGRGVPPELLPHLFRKYARVDGGDRGIAGSGLGLAICKGLVEAHGGRIRAESGGPGMGAVFTFTIPVAEVEDVAATASEVHSTIRPHREEPKRTPILVVDDDPHTLHHVRDALATAGYTPLLTGDPQEVSELIRIKKPRLVLLDLMLPGTDGIELMERHPEMAELPVIFISGYGRDETIARALEVGAADYIVKPFSPTELAARVGAVLRRSHEPATPFRVGDLAVHYAERRVTLADRPVQLTATEYELLRVLSVNAGRVTTYEALLRQVWGRLNSGDFRPVRAFVKKLRKKLGDKASSPTYIFTERQVGYRMGAPDDL
- a CDS encoding sigma 54-interacting transcriptional regulator; amino-acid sequence: MSSRYRILRPLEPGPDLRVYLAVDEWDTARSKVLSLLPGKMTSRTGLRDVERLYDIRTALDHPWLHPVQDIAFRGKRPGFVCDFLARKLIDKKGGHLAPCQAIKFSVQLAELLSFLHHRNFLCGYLRPSHLFVGKSGDLLLNLPAPKQRPAGKSWRTQAIRYASPEWISGRTTSKESDLYSLGMVLYRLFTGHAPYMGTDSGTLRQKQILSYPVRPRNLNPDIPAKVEQLILDLIQKDREFRPSSANHVSAALQAGDRLSAPPTPPFRTALVGREDESTTLREILDIHIRNPKPRLVSIAGHSGIGKTALMERVETAARLRRATTFSVSHHPGDGALDAFQSDSEPGQRWRFTDAWREAGNTTQLTHCLLSFLRKASSLAPVVFCINDLQWMDEVSLELYRRALRNDPISILFVANYRTDERPGHWKTLKLELERFGQLDEVRLARLHLLESERLVESLLGGPDPAAVPTILRESTGIPLYIRESLRHMRETGQLAFRSGRWRSAPLGTRSSFLPAGASRKITGHLNRLTPEQREILDHLALIGKPISAAGLARILQTSGESLSEEIHALERLNLACVSGRLHAPVFTVAHNWTARTIVRRVGASPSKCRQIHKRIGSVLERRFQRSNDALVLQDLVRHYIGAHEIGKVRQYIWAALLRLCERRAYADASGLLRLARRLGALPMGSRDRVKKSAEIMYVGGSLKECRDFCLKQLDSGPSQPDDRVYLLSMVAQIHIHVGSMKRGMEALQEALGILEHSPTEFLKGELQAKWLDAMSRMGKHQEAGPVAAQMLAQSRKNKALAEKYHPAFASLAWADGDLDQATHWQLASVRSAIRRHRSISLGRRIADLSVLYSDRGQFKAARNSARYSLSLASEYGNPEVVILAQKALAIHSRKLGHHRHAARRLRDLIARNRGLNQNRHTEVELQIELTKNLNHLLDLETAVSVGAEALAGSADLALFPSWVDATLASSWTWVLLGRPDRARETMMRLEAKGAGREKGRLLLLRSRIHHDLAEYERACHTASEAMETLAPHLPYHQVKGLLSLAETLLALGRSSGAESCIRKATELSTEHSYLPLLATAHLLKARHLLADNSPDRARVLSLRALQLAKHMDRPGLESELYRVRANAEVASGDLKQGFRTYSRSLRILKQRAMHLSADLQSSFSERFIAPIETERDRAFRRISKYPAPRHLGHLHELVSSMGERGGLAEIAEAALKCVAKGVPGLGANLFGREHSSRRFRLFAHCGACVSSGRHHLLKMNEDAAFDRSLEQVHGKDGSVAVRFYGDGEPLALLHLEPPPQGMSEEDLDLLACIIKLLEWQLPIRTERPAERLDAPAALTLKDSRSIIGEHDSMKTLFGHIQRAARSDATVLIFGETGTGKELVAQALHDYSRRSDGPMTPVNCGALPKELIESEFFGHRQGSFTGAVRDKPGLFEAASGGTLFLDEIGALSLDLQVRLLRVLQERKVRRVGETRERAVDVRIVAATNQPLEDLIEKGLFREDLYHRLNVYYLEIPPLRERPTDIPHLAQFFLDSFNRRWGTRKTLSARVRLHLTRYDYPGNVRELENILESAYHLCDEAIDLPEVSSRLARSKKESSRAEMLANLVERIVDGHADFWDDVRDVYLRRDLTRDDVRQIVSLGLEACGGSYQRLVHYLGLPKEDYKKFLSFLSNHGCKVDFRPFRAQRPRPPGR